From one Catenuloplanes nepalensis genomic stretch:
- a CDS encoding alpha/beta fold hydrolase, with product MSTYLLVHGAWHSGEAWDRVVPLLTTAGHRVLAPSLTGHGDTAHLLTPEVGLETYVDDVAGLIEAEDLTDVILVGHSFAGLVVSSVANRLPDRIGHLVYLDAMVPADGETAVDVMPITATLIEAAAASGTPWRVPPMPELPDPHGLFGITDPDDKAWVRGMLCDEPVLAYRQPVRLDHPAVAAIPRTHIHCVGQEIDGITRRPVPATAQVFELRSGHDCMVIVPDELAALLLKLA from the coding sequence ATGAGCACATACCTGCTGGTCCACGGCGCCTGGCACAGCGGCGAGGCCTGGGACCGGGTCGTCCCGCTGCTCACCACGGCCGGGCACCGCGTCCTGGCCCCCTCGCTGACCGGCCACGGCGACACCGCGCACCTGCTCACCCCGGAGGTCGGCCTGGAGACCTACGTCGACGACGTCGCCGGGCTGATCGAGGCCGAGGACCTCACCGACGTGATCCTGGTCGGGCACAGCTTCGCCGGCCTGGTCGTCTCGTCGGTGGCGAACCGGCTGCCGGACCGGATCGGCCACCTGGTCTACCTCGACGCGATGGTCCCGGCCGACGGCGAGACCGCGGTCGACGTCATGCCGATCACCGCGACGCTGATCGAGGCCGCGGCCGCCTCCGGCACGCCGTGGCGGGTCCCGCCGATGCCGGAGCTGCCGGACCCGCACGGACTGTTCGGCATCACCGACCCGGACGACAAGGCGTGGGTGCGCGGCATGCTGTGCGACGAGCCGGTCCTCGCCTATCGGCAGCCGGTCCGGCTGGATCATCCGGCCGTCGCCGCGATCCCGCGCACGCACATCCACTGCGTCGGCCAGGAGATCGACGGCATCACCCGCCGCCCGGTGCCGGCGACCGCGCAGGTCTTCGAGCTGCGCAGCGGCCACGACTGCATGGTGATCGTGCCGGACGAGCTGGCCGCGTTGCTGCTCAAGCTCGCCTGA
- a CDS encoding TetR/AcrR family transcriptional regulator, with product MYDTTSDGTLTDPPATGGAVTDLSAVADGVAGRPKRADARRNQKALLDAAAAIFVRSGVEAPIRDIAAEAGVGTATIYRHFPTRADLIIAVYRHQVEALAAAGPELLSSATSPYAALRQWFETFADFVITKLGLAAALQSDDPCYDPLHSYFLDRLEPVCTQLLTAAATSGEIRPGQDAAELMWAVGGICAGAGRSSRYDARRLVLLLIAGLRP from the coding sequence ATGTACGACACGACATCGGACGGCACGCTGACGGACCCGCCGGCGACGGGCGGCGCGGTGACGGACCTGTCGGCGGTGGCGGACGGTGTGGCCGGGCGGCCGAAGCGGGCGGACGCGCGGCGCAACCAGAAGGCGCTGCTCGACGCGGCCGCCGCGATCTTCGTCCGGTCCGGCGTGGAGGCGCCGATCCGCGACATCGCGGCCGAGGCCGGCGTCGGCACCGCCACGATCTACCGGCACTTCCCCACCCGCGCCGACCTGATCATCGCGGTCTACCGCCACCAGGTCGAGGCGCTCGCCGCCGCCGGCCCCGAGCTGCTGTCCTCGGCCACCAGCCCGTACGCGGCACTGCGCCAGTGGTTCGAGACCTTCGCCGACTTCGTCATCACCAAGCTCGGCCTGGCCGCCGCCCTGCAGTCCGACGACCCCTGCTACGACCCGCTGCACTCCTACTTCCTGGACCGCCTCGAACCGGTCTGCACCCAGCTGCTCACCGCCGCCGCCACCTCCGGCGAGATCCGCCCCGGCCAGGACGCGGCCGAGTTGATGTGGGCCGTCGGCGGCATCTGCGCCGGCGCCGGCAGATCCTCCCGCTACGACGCCCGCCGCCTGGTCCTGCTGCTCATCGCCGGCCTGCGCCCCTGA
- a CDS encoding GNAT family N-acetyltransferase, which translates to METFLETERLAMRQFTADDVELVVGLHSDPEVMEFLTGGKPSSRATVVKEWAARRKMSYPRGIVRRMAHLNAIPADSPRPRQVVSQRDARTRLAHLLARTGPADIVTVIADGDRPLAALVPVQAAQTAAEAAAASRRAEKSAAGWSARLEKLRAQLLARHAAETDELVRALAEVWAELDRRSPPGRDAAVDHLRAAHRPLLHDDRRQAA; encoded by the coding sequence GTGGAGACGTTTCTGGAGACCGAGCGGCTGGCCATGCGGCAGTTCACGGCTGATGACGTAGAGCTGGTGGTGGGGCTGCACTCGGATCCGGAGGTGATGGAGTTCCTGACCGGGGGAAAGCCGAGTTCCCGAGCCACCGTGGTGAAGGAATGGGCGGCGCGCAGAAAAATGTCGTACCCCCGTGGCATTGTCCGGCGCATGGCACATCTGAATGCGATCCCTGCCGACTCGCCCCGCCCCCGGCAGGTTGTCTCCCAGCGTGACGCACGCACGCGTCTCGCCCATCTTCTCGCCCGCACCGGGCCCGCCGACATCGTCACCGTGATCGCGGACGGGGACCGGCCGCTCGCCGCGCTCGTCCCGGTCCAGGCCGCACAGACCGCCGCCGAGGCCGCCGCGGCCTCCCGCCGTGCCGAGAAGAGCGCGGCGGGCTGGTCCGCGCGCCTGGAGAAGCTGCGGGCGCAGCTGCTGGCGCGGCACGCGGCCGAGACGGACGAGCTGGTCCGGGCGCTGGCCGAGGTCTGGGCCGAGCTGGACCGCCGCTCCCCGCCCGGCCGCGACGCCGCGGTCGACCACCTCCGCGCGGCACACCGACCGCTGCTGCACGACGACCGCCGCCAAGCCGCCTGA
- the dinB gene encoding DNA polymerase IV: MCSTGAVAILHADLDSFYASVEQRDDPRLRGRPVLVGGGVVLAASYEAKARGVRTPMGLAQARALCPDAIVVPPRMHAYSEASKRVFEIFRDTTPLVEGISIDEAFLDVSGLRRIRGGPEEIAATLRADVRARTGLPITVGVARTKFLAKVASGVGKPDGLLVVPADGELDFLHPLPVERLWGVGPVTAAKLHARQIHTVGHVARIGEAALVAMLGAGAGRHLHALAHNHDPRRVRVGVRRGSVGSQSALGRGPHAFAEVDAVLAALVDRVARRMRAAGRPGRTVMLRLRFGDYTRATRSRSLLKATMSTRAILETARVLLSAARPLITERGITLVGVAVGNLDGGGAVQPELPFDDPHDEGLDSALDAIRDRFGAGSVTRADRLGRDLHAAAPILPD, from the coding sequence ATGTGTTCTACTGGCGCGGTGGCCATCCTGCACGCCGACCTGGACTCGTTCTACGCGTCCGTGGAGCAGCGCGACGACCCGCGGCTGCGCGGGCGTCCGGTGCTGGTCGGCGGCGGGGTGGTGCTGGCCGCGAGCTACGAGGCGAAGGCGCGCGGCGTGCGCACCCCGATGGGCCTGGCACAGGCGCGCGCGCTGTGCCCGGACGCGATCGTGGTGCCGCCGCGCATGCACGCCTACTCCGAGGCCAGCAAGCGCGTGTTCGAGATCTTCCGGGACACGACACCGCTGGTCGAGGGCATCTCGATCGACGAGGCATTCCTCGACGTGAGCGGTCTGCGGAGGATCCGTGGCGGGCCGGAGGAGATCGCGGCGACGCTGCGCGCGGACGTCCGTGCCCGGACCGGGCTGCCGATCACGGTCGGCGTGGCGCGCACGAAGTTCCTGGCCAAGGTGGCCAGCGGCGTCGGGAAACCGGACGGGCTCCTGGTCGTACCCGCCGATGGTGAACTGGATTTTCTGCATCCGCTGCCGGTGGAGCGGCTGTGGGGCGTCGGCCCGGTCACCGCGGCGAAACTCCACGCCCGGCAGATCCACACGGTCGGGCACGTGGCCCGGATCGGCGAGGCGGCGCTGGTCGCGATGCTCGGCGCGGGCGCCGGCCGCCACCTGCACGCGCTCGCCCACAACCACGACCCCCGGCGGGTACGGGTCGGGGTGCGCCGCGGCTCGGTCGGCTCGCAGTCCGCGCTCGGCCGCGGCCCGCACGCGTTCGCCGAGGTCGACGCGGTGCTGGCCGCGCTGGTCGACCGGGTCGCCCGGCGGATGCGCGCGGCCGGGCGCCCGGGCCGGACCGTGATGCTGCGGCTGCGGTTCGGCGACTACACGCGCGCCACCCGGTCCCGCAGCCTGCTGAAGGCGACGATGAGCACGCGCGCGATCCTGGAGACCGCGCGCGTGCTGCTGTCCGCGGCCCGGCCGTTGATCACCGAGCGCGGCATCACGCTGGTCGGCGTCGCGGTCGGCAACCTGGACGGCGGCGGCGCGGTGCAGCCGGAGCTGCCGTTCGACGACCCGCACGACGAGGGCCTGGACTCCGCGCTGGACGCGATCCGGGACCGGTTCGGCGCGGGCTCGGTCACCCGCGCGGACCGGCTCGGCCGGGATCTGCACGCGGCCGCCCCGATCCTGCCTGACTGA
- a CDS encoding SDR family oxidoreductase, with product MARIRPEYGVPDLTGRRAVVTGASDGVGRAIATRLAAAGAEVVMPVRNRVKGTAAIARIRQEYPEAVLSLRDLDLSSLASVAALGAVLREEGRPIHILINNAGVMTPPRRESTADGFELQLGSNHLGHVALVGHLLPLLRAGRARIVSQLSVSTIRGRINWDDLNWERSYRPMAAYGQSKIAFGLFALELDRRSQAAGWGVTSNVSHPGISPTNLQRVRPEIGRMREAPQQRGIRALSRRGILVGTPETAALPALMAATGPHARGGRFYGPSGPGGLGGAPAEQQLYRPLRAVDDAAKIWQVSQDLTHVPFPV from the coding sequence ATGGCACGTATTCGACCGGAGTACGGCGTTCCGGACCTGACCGGGAGACGCGCGGTCGTCACCGGGGCCAGTGACGGGGTCGGCCGCGCGATCGCCACCCGGCTGGCCGCCGCCGGGGCCGAGGTGGTGATGCCGGTCCGTAACCGGGTCAAGGGTACGGCCGCGATCGCGCGGATCCGGCAGGAGTACCCGGAGGCCGTGCTGTCGCTGCGTGATCTGGATCTGTCGTCGCTGGCGTCCGTCGCGGCGCTAGGTGCCGTGCTGCGGGAGGAGGGCCGGCCGATCCACATCCTGATCAACAACGCCGGGGTGATGACGCCGCCACGGCGGGAGAGCACGGCGGACGGGTTCGAGCTGCAGCTCGGCAGCAACCATCTGGGGCATGTCGCGCTGGTCGGGCACCTGCTGCCGCTGCTGCGCGCGGGCCGGGCCAGGATCGTCTCCCAGCTCAGCGTGTCGACCATCAGGGGTCGCATCAACTGGGACGATCTGAACTGGGAACGTTCGTACCGGCCCATGGCCGCGTACGGCCAGTCGAAGATCGCGTTCGGCCTGTTCGCGCTGGAGCTGGACCGGCGCAGCCAGGCCGCCGGCTGGGGCGTCACCAGCAACGTGTCCCACCCGGGAATCAGCCCGACGAACCTGCAGCGGGTGCGTCCGGAGATCGGCCGGATGCGCGAAGCACCGCAGCAACGGGGCATCCGGGCGCTCTCCCGCCGCGGGATCCTGGTCGGCACGCCGGAGACGGCGGCGCTGCCCGCGCTGATGGCCGCCACCGGCCCGCACGCCCGGGGCGGCCGGTTCTACGGTCCGAGCGGCCCCGGCGGCCTGGGCGGAGCACCCGCCGAGCAGCAGCTCTACCGCCCGCTGCGCGCGGTGGACGACGCCGCGAAGATCTGGCAGGTCTCCCAGGACCTCACCCACGTCCCCTTCCCGGTCTGA
- a CDS encoding nucleoside hydrolase, translating to MRAQTVTRRRVIIDTDAKNEADDQFAIVHALLSPSLDVRGVVAAHFGRRPGRGADGMRESRAEIDLLLGHLGMAGTVRVEDGAEHAMPDARTPMPSAGAALILAEAMREGAGTLFLAFLGPLTDMASALVLEPRIAERDVVVVWIGGPGYDGLDPAPAGPEFNLSNDLVAANVVFRSSLPVWQIPRSTFTQSAVGYAELEEKVAPCGALGRYLVDQLIEWNERHATAPMEYRCLGGSPAIAVLLNPGAGQYRVRPAHGFTWDGGYDDRTAHRPIRVYETIDSRFMFEDLFAKLRRAAAR from the coding sequence GTGCGTGCACAGACCGTCACCCGCCGCCGGGTGATCATCGATACGGACGCGAAGAACGAAGCCGATGACCAGTTCGCGATCGTGCACGCGCTGCTCTCCCCCAGCCTCGACGTCCGTGGAGTGGTCGCGGCGCACTTCGGGCGGCGGCCCGGGCGGGGCGCGGACGGGATGCGCGAGAGTCGCGCGGAGATCGACCTGCTGCTCGGCCACCTCGGCATGGCCGGCACGGTGCGGGTCGAGGACGGTGCGGAGCACGCGATGCCGGACGCGCGGACGCCGATGCCGTCGGCCGGTGCCGCGCTGATCCTCGCCGAGGCGATGCGGGAGGGCGCGGGCACGCTGTTCCTCGCGTTCCTCGGTCCGCTGACCGACATGGCGTCCGCGCTGGTCCTGGAGCCGCGCATCGCCGAGCGGGACGTCGTGGTGGTGTGGATCGGCGGGCCCGGCTACGACGGTCTCGACCCGGCGCCTGCCGGGCCGGAGTTCAACCTGTCCAACGACCTGGTCGCGGCGAACGTCGTCTTCCGGTCGTCGCTGCCGGTCTGGCAGATCCCGCGGTCGACGTTCACGCAGAGCGCGGTCGGCTACGCGGAGCTGGAGGAGAAGGTCGCGCCGTGCGGCGCGCTCGGCCGCTACCTCGTCGACCAGCTCATCGAGTGGAACGAGCGCCACGCCACCGCGCCGATGGAGTACCGGTGTCTCGGCGGCTCCCCCGCGATCGCGGTACTGCTCAACCCGGGCGCGGGGCAGTATCGGGTGCGGCCGGCGCACGGGTTCACCTGGGACGGCGGCTACGACGACCGGACCGCGCACCGGCCGATCCGCGTCTACGAGACCATCGACTCCCGGTTCATGTTCGAGGACCTGTTCGCCAAGCTGCGGCGGGCGGCGGCCCGGTGA
- a CDS encoding HelD family protein produces MPVDDSATTIRAAIAAEQAFLDAASARRDRLVAHLADELRVPAEDPTERARQRGLRAQHAELTRATGGLVFGRLDGVDGTVRHVGRIGIRDDDEAADPMVLDWRAPAARPFYTATAVDPQGQARRRHVRTDGPTVVGVDDEPLDGSAGGDLVGEGALLAALNERRTGRMSTAISTLQREQDDIIRAEATGPLIVQGGPGTGKTVVALHRVAYLLFTYRQMAERAVLVLGPSTRFLDYIAQVLPALGETAVVAATCDTLVPGVTVGRAESREPAEIKGRALWQGALERYVRSLLPRPRELKLRWDGEFYVIGAGTVGQLLASAVQGRPYHRARSVFAEQLHQVLAEAVAEQRATLLEEMDEGYEDILARFRVEPGHDGRSSSDVDGLMSEEEIEELRDRIAADATIARFVESVWPTRDPQATLRTLLGDATLLARYAPDLTAGEAALVAAEVTGGEAALAGAEVASGEAAVVGAGPAGWAPSDVPLLDAVADLLGDLDDAPPPGGSVADHARRQRGWVYGHVVIDEAQELSEMQWHMVLRRCPTRSITAVGDIDQAEAAHRHAGWSEAVRATLGDRWTAAELTICYRTPREVMDLTAPVLRAAGSRNTPPRAVRSSGITPWTVETGADRLPAAAAEAVAGLRGRWAGGTVGVVAPAGRIAVLTAALDGVPVLTATQAKGLEWDATLVVDPAGISAEPRGFNALYVALTRCTQELGRIVVA; encoded by the coding sequence ATGCCCGTCGACGATTCCGCGACCACGATCCGCGCCGCCATCGCGGCGGAGCAGGCGTTCCTGGACGCGGCGTCCGCGCGCCGGGACCGCCTGGTGGCGCACCTGGCGGACGAACTGCGGGTGCCGGCCGAGGACCCGACCGAGCGAGCCCGGCAGCGCGGCCTGCGGGCGCAGCACGCGGAGCTGACGCGCGCGACCGGCGGGCTGGTCTTCGGGCGGCTCGACGGCGTCGACGGGACCGTGCGGCACGTGGGGCGGATCGGGATCCGGGACGACGACGAGGCCGCGGACCCGATGGTGCTGGACTGGCGGGCGCCGGCCGCGCGGCCGTTCTACACCGCGACCGCGGTCGACCCGCAGGGGCAGGCCCGGCGCCGGCACGTGCGCACGGACGGGCCCACGGTGGTCGGCGTCGACGACGAACCGCTGGACGGGTCCGCCGGCGGCGACCTGGTCGGCGAGGGTGCGCTGCTGGCCGCGCTGAACGAGCGGCGCACGGGCAGAATGTCGACCGCGATCTCGACGTTGCAGCGCGAGCAGGACGACATCATCCGCGCCGAGGCGACCGGGCCGCTGATCGTCCAGGGTGGACCGGGCACCGGCAAGACCGTGGTCGCGCTGCACCGGGTCGCGTACCTGCTGTTCACGTACCGGCAGATGGCCGAGCGGGCGGTGCTGGTGCTCGGGCCCTCGACCCGCTTCCTGGACTACATCGCCCAGGTGCTGCCCGCGCTCGGCGAGACCGCGGTGGTCGCCGCGACCTGCGACACGCTCGTCCCCGGCGTGACCGTCGGACGGGCCGAGTCGCGGGAGCCGGCCGAGATCAAGGGGCGGGCGCTGTGGCAGGGCGCGCTGGAGCGGTACGTGCGGTCGCTGCTGCCCCGGCCGCGCGAGCTGAAGCTGCGCTGGGACGGCGAGTTCTACGTGATCGGGGCGGGCACGGTCGGGCAGCTGCTCGCGTCGGCGGTGCAGGGCCGGCCGTACCACCGGGCCCGGTCGGTCTTCGCGGAGCAGCTGCACCAGGTGCTGGCCGAGGCGGTCGCCGAGCAGCGGGCCACGCTCCTCGAGGAGATGGACGAGGGGTACGAGGACATCCTCGCCCGGTTCCGGGTGGAGCCTGGACACGACGGCCGGTCCTCCTCGGATGTCGACGGGCTGATGTCCGAGGAGGAGATCGAGGAGCTGCGCGACCGGATCGCGGCCGACGCCACGATCGCGCGGTTCGTCGAGAGCGTGTGGCCGACCCGCGACCCGCAGGCCACGCTGCGGACCCTGCTCGGCGACGCCACCCTGCTGGCCCGCTACGCCCCGGACCTGACGGCCGGCGAAGCCGCGCTCGTCGCGGCGGAGGTAACAGGCGGGGAGGCCGCGCTCGCCGGCGCGGAGGTGGCGAGCGGGGAGGCCGCGGTCGTCGGTGCGGGGCCGGCCGGGTGGGCGCCGAGTGACGTCCCGCTGCTCGACGCGGTCGCCGACCTTCTCGGCGACCTCGACGACGCGCCGCCGCCGGGCGGCTCCGTCGCCGATCACGCTCGGCGGCAGCGCGGCTGGGTCTACGGCCACGTCGTGATCGACGAGGCGCAGGAACTGTCCGAGATGCAGTGGCACATGGTGCTGCGCCGCTGCCCCACCCGGTCGATCACCGCGGTCGGCGACATCGACCAGGCCGAGGCCGCCCACCGGCACGCCGGCTGGTCCGAGGCGGTCCGGGCCACGCTCGGCGACCGGTGGACCGCGGCCGAGCTGACCATCTGCTACCGCACGCCGCGCGAGGTGATGGACCTGACCGCACCGGTCCTGCGCGCCGCCGGCAGTCGCAACACCCCGCCCCGCGCGGTCCGCTCCTCCGGCATCACCCCGTGGACGGTCGAGACCGGCGCCGACCGGCTGCCCGCCGCCGCGGCCGAGGCCGTCGCGGGCCTGCGCGGGCGGTGGGCCGGCGGCACGGTCGGGGTGGTCGCGCCGGCCGGCCGGATCGCCGTGCTGACCGCCGCGCTCGACGGCGTCCCGGTGCTGACCGCGACCCAGGCCAAGGGCCTGGAATGGGACGCCACCCTGGTCGTCGACCCGGCCGGGATCAGCGCGGAGCCGCGCGGCTTCAACGCGCTCTACGTCGCACTGACCCGCTGCACCCAGGAGCTGGGCCGGATCGTCGTCGCGTGA
- a CDS encoding class I SAM-dependent methyltransferase yields the protein MQNNIMRLLSGLTTPLLAPLDGLPPGAHVVQLACGTGSLSIALAGRRPDLRITAIDINPAVLAAARSDAARARVSVDFREMSMAALDLADGSADAVVSRMGLFLPGTAPFGAAAREAARVLRPGGVLSAAAWTGADDSPYTRFGPAVLRRIRVATPDFDPPFAEAGRAGALEGHLVDAGLRDVESRWFHWETDYPDFESWWSFNAGFGPLGALFGALTAEQTGAARQAMAEALSPYRTSAGGYRLPATARHLTARAGETSQDID from the coding sequence GTGCAGAACAACATCATGCGGCTGCTCTCCGGCCTCACCACCCCACTGCTCGCGCCGCTGGACGGGCTGCCGCCCGGCGCACACGTCGTGCAGCTCGCCTGCGGCACCGGGAGCCTCAGCATCGCGCTCGCCGGGCGGCGGCCGGACCTGCGGATAACCGCGATCGACATCAACCCGGCCGTGCTCGCCGCGGCCCGGTCCGACGCGGCCCGTGCGCGGGTGAGCGTCGACTTCCGGGAGATGTCGATGGCCGCGCTCGACCTCGCCGACGGCAGCGCCGACGCGGTCGTCTCGCGGATGGGGCTGTTCCTGCCCGGCACCGCCCCGTTCGGCGCGGCCGCGCGGGAGGCCGCCCGCGTGCTGCGCCCCGGCGGTGTGCTGAGCGCGGCGGCCTGGACCGGCGCGGACGACAGCCCGTACACCCGGTTCGGCCCGGCGGTGCTGCGCCGGATCCGGGTGGCCACGCCTGACTTCGACCCGCCGTTCGCGGAGGCGGGCCGGGCCGGTGCGCTCGAGGGGCATCTCGTGGACGCGGGTCTGCGGGACGTCGAGAGCCGCTGGTTCCACTGGGAGACCGACTATCCCGACTTCGAGTCGTGGTGGTCGTTCAATGCCGGCTTCGGGCCGCTGGGTGCGCTGTTCGGGGCGCTGACCGCCGAGCAGACCGGGGCCGCGCGCCAGGCGATGGCCGAGGCGCTGAGCCCGTACCGGACGTCCGCGGGAGGCTACCGGCTGCCGGCGACCGCGCGGCACCTGACGGCGCGCGCCGGTGAAACGAGTCAAGACATCGACTGA
- a CDS encoding AraC family transcriptional regulator: MQPSHTRPDPLGAAVGALRVGRAEACRVREAGAWGWRYPPAATSGFHLILRGHAWLITANEPPRPLSPGDVVFTPSGAEHGIGHAPVTLDGLPRVAGTDHPADPGRADVELLCGAYWLDRGRVPGYLRALPDVLAVTPDHAHEPRLGTLTGLLREAVADTGPGARVSLPAILDLTLTLLLRQWSPEHHGPHVTDPAIAAAFDAVHAAPDRHWQVGDLSALAGLSRSAFTKRFTAAVGQSPHTYLTAHRLATAARLLRETTAPLATIAARLGFSTAFALSRAFHRHFGLPPSHYRA; encoded by the coding sequence ATGCAGCCTTCCCATACGCGTCCGGACCCGCTCGGCGCGGCGGTCGGCGCCCTGCGGGTGGGTCGCGCCGAGGCGTGCCGCGTCCGCGAGGCGGGCGCATGGGGCTGGCGCTATCCCCCGGCCGCCACCAGCGGTTTCCACCTGATCCTGCGCGGCCACGCCTGGCTGATCACCGCGAACGAGCCCCCGAGACCGCTGTCCCCCGGCGACGTGGTGTTCACGCCCTCCGGCGCCGAACACGGCATCGGCCACGCCCCGGTCACGCTGGACGGCCTTCCCCGGGTCGCCGGCACCGACCATCCGGCGGACCCCGGCCGGGCCGACGTCGAACTGCTCTGCGGCGCCTACTGGCTGGACCGCGGCCGCGTTCCCGGCTACCTGCGCGCACTCCCGGACGTGCTCGCGGTGACGCCGGACCACGCCCACGAGCCACGCCTCGGCACGCTGACCGGACTGCTGCGCGAGGCCGTCGCCGACACCGGTCCGGGCGCGCGGGTGAGCCTCCCGGCGATCCTCGACCTGACGCTGACGCTGCTGCTCCGGCAGTGGTCGCCGGAGCACCACGGCCCGCACGTCACCGACCCCGCGATCGCCGCCGCGTTCGACGCGGTCCACGCCGCCCCGGATCGCCACTGGCAGGTCGGCGACCTGAGCGCCCTCGCCGGCCTGTCCCGCTCCGCGTTCACGAAACGATTCACCGCCGCGGTCGGCCAGTCCCCGCACACCTACCTGACCGCCCACCGCCTGGCCACCGCCGCCCGCCTGCTGCGCGAGACCACCGCCCCGCTCGCCACGATCGCGGCCCGCCTCGGCTTCTCCACCGCGTTCGCCCTCTCCCGCGCCTTCCACCGCCACTTCGGCCTCCCACCCAGCCACTACCGCGCCTGA
- a CDS encoding PDR/VanB family oxidoreductase encodes MHELMVRGLVLEAENVLTVELAGTGLPAWTPGAHVDLIVADGTVRQYSLCGDPASTTLTVAVRHEPAGRGGSDWVHRGLRPGDRVTVRGVRNHFALEDAPGHVLIAGGVGITPLLPMAEHLARAGTPWRLAYIGRSAARMPFLHRIGALGPHATIHETAVSGRPPIGALLDEHPDALVYVCGPATLIEAVRDALAARGEAGRLRAEYFQAPAGDDAAEAGAFTLRLERSNLELIVPADRSALDVVTDAGVDVLRDCEEGVCGSCETTVLAGEVEHRDHVLTAREKAANSCMMLCVSRAAGPRLVLDL; translated from the coding sequence ATGCACGAGCTGATGGTTCGCGGTCTCGTCCTCGAGGCCGAGAACGTGCTGACGGTCGAGCTGGCCGGGACCGGACTGCCGGCCTGGACGCCCGGCGCGCACGTCGACCTGATCGTCGCCGACGGCACGGTCCGGCAGTACTCACTGTGCGGGGACCCGGCGTCGACGACCCTGACCGTGGCGGTGCGGCACGAGCCCGCCGGCCGCGGCGGCTCCGACTGGGTGCACCGCGGCCTGCGCCCGGGCGACCGGGTCACGGTCCGCGGCGTGAGGAACCACTTCGCGCTGGAGGACGCGCCCGGCCACGTCCTGATCGCCGGCGGCGTCGGCATCACCCCGCTACTGCCGATGGCCGAGCACCTCGCACGCGCCGGCACACCGTGGCGCCTGGCCTACATAGGACGTTCGGCCGCCCGCATGCCGTTCCTGCACAGGATCGGCGCGCTCGGTCCACACGCGACGATCCACGAGACCGCCGTCTCCGGCCGCCCGCCCATCGGCGCGCTCCTCGACGAGCACCCGGACGCCCTGGTCTACGTCTGCGGCCCGGCCACGCTGATCGAGGCGGTCCGGGACGCGCTCGCCGCCCGCGGCGAAGCCGGCCGGCTGCGCGCCGAATACTTCCAGGCTCCCGCCGGCGATGACGCGGCCGAGGCGGGCGCGTTCACGCTGCGGTTGGAACGATCGAACCTGGAGCTGATCGTGCCCGCGGACCGCAGCGCGCTCGACGTCGTCACGGACGCCGGCGTCGACGTGCTGCGCGACTGCGAGGAGGGCGTCTGCGGCAGCTGCGAGACGACGGTGCTCGCCGGCGAGGTCGAGCACCGCGACCACGTGCTGACCGCCCGGGAGAAGGCCGCGAACTCCTGCATGATGCTGTGCGTCTCGCGCGCGGCCGGCCCCCGGCTGGTGCTAGACCTCTGA